The Nisaea sp. genome includes a region encoding these proteins:
- the hisD gene encoding histidinol dehydrogenase, protein MPHKLTAGTPDFDAGFEELVDSKRETDSDVSDTVAGIIADVIARGDAALIDLSRKFDNIDLAETGIAISAEEIAKARSACSAETLAALEKAAERIEAFHKAQLPESIDYTDADGVGLGLRHTPVDAVGLYVPGGKAAYPSSVLMNAMPAKVAGVQRRVMMVPTPGGEINPLVLAAAELAGITEIYRVGGAQAVAAMAYGTESIKPVDKIIGPGNAYVAAAKRQVFGKVGIDSIAGPSEILVVADAENDPSWIAIDLLSQAEHDEVAQSILITDDADFAAAVEAAIAEHLSTLPRANIAGASWNNHGAVIVVEDLEDAIPLVDRLAPEHLELAVSDPDAMAAKIRHAGAMFLGRHTPEAIGDYVAGPNHVLPTARTARFSSGLGVLDFLKRTTWVKCDPASLAAIGPAAVTLAEAEGLGAHARSVAIRLGAAAE, encoded by the coding sequence GCTGGATTCGAAGAGCTGGTCGACTCCAAGCGGGAAACCGACAGCGATGTCTCCGATACCGTTGCCGGTATTATCGCCGATGTAATTGCGCGCGGCGACGCTGCACTGATCGATCTCAGCCGCAAGTTCGACAATATCGATCTCGCCGAAACCGGCATTGCGATCTCGGCCGAAGAGATAGCAAAAGCACGTTCTGCCTGTTCAGCCGAGACGCTCGCCGCGCTGGAAAAAGCAGCGGAACGGATCGAGGCTTTTCACAAAGCGCAGCTGCCGGAAAGCATCGATTATACGGATGCCGATGGCGTCGGCCTTGGCCTGCGCCATACGCCGGTGGACGCGGTCGGCCTTTATGTGCCAGGCGGCAAGGCCGCTTATCCGAGCTCCGTGCTGATGAACGCCATGCCGGCCAAGGTCGCGGGCGTGCAGCGCCGGGTGATGATGGTGCCGACGCCGGGGGGCGAGATCAATCCGCTGGTGCTTGCTGCCGCCGAGCTTGCCGGGATCACCGAGATTTACCGGGTGGGCGGCGCTCAGGCCGTGGCCGCGATGGCTTACGGCACCGAAAGCATCAAGCCGGTCGACAAGATCATCGGCCCCGGTAATGCCTATGTCGCCGCGGCCAAGCGTCAGGTGTTCGGCAAGGTCGGCATCGATTCCATCGCCGGCCCGTCGGAAATCCTGGTGGTCGCCGATGCCGAGAACGACCCGTCCTGGATTGCCATCGACCTGCTGTCCCAGGCCGAGCATGACGAAGTCGCCCAGTCGATCCTGATTACCGACGATGCGGATTTCGCAGCCGCCGTCGAAGCCGCCATTGCCGAGCATCTTTCCACCCTGCCCCGCGCCAACATCGCGGGCGCAAGCTGGAACAACCATGGTGCGGTCATCGTGGTCGAGGATCTTGAGGACGCGATCCCACTGGTGGACCGGCTGGCACCGGAGCATCTGGAGCTTGCCGTCTCCGATCCGGATGCCATGGCAGCGAAGATCCGCCACGCGGGGGCCATGTTCCTTGGCCGCCACACGCCGGAAGCCATCGGCGATTATGTCGCCGGCCCGAACCATGTGCTGCCGACGGCACGGACCGCGCGCTTTTCTTCCGGCCTTGGCGTGCTGGATTTCCTGAAGCGGACCACCTGGGTGAAATGCGATCCGGCCAGTCTCGCCGCGATCGGCCCGGCCGCCGTAACCCTGGCGGAAGCGGAAGGGCTCGGTGCGCACGCCCGTTCCGTTGCTATCCGTCTTGGAGCAGCCGCCGAGTAG
- the infA gene encoding translation initiation factor IF-1: MPKEDVIEFSGTVSELLPNAMFRVKLDNEHEVLAHTSGKMRKNRIRVLAGDRVNVEMTPYDLTKGRITFRFK, translated from the coding sequence ATGCCGAAAGAAGACGTTATTGAATTTTCCGGAACCGTTTCGGAACTCCTTCCGAACGCCATGTTCCGGGTGAAGCTGGACAATGAACACGAAGTGCTCGCCCATACCAGCGGCAAGATGCGCAAGAACCGGATCCGGGTTTTGGCCGGTGATCGGGTGAACGTGGAAATGACCCCGTACGATCTGACCAAAGGTCGTATCACTTTCCGCTTCAAGTAA
- a CDS encoding arsenate reductase ArsC gives MTDRPSLPNAPSPLGEPIHEPSAVLFACTQNAVRSPMAEAIMKHLIGMKAYVDSCGVRNGDLDPFAVEVLKEVGIDISRHAPKSFDQMEDDFFDVIVSLSPEAQHRAIEMTRTMACDIEYWPMLDATIIEGSRDVRLDAYRQVRDELMRRIRKRFAALLDENKTAE, from the coding sequence ATGACGGATCGACCCTCACTCCCCAACGCCCCGTCACCTCTGGGCGAACCCATTCATGAACCGAGCGCCGTCTTGTTCGCCTGTACCCAGAATGCCGTCCGCTCCCCCATGGCCGAAGCGATCATGAAGCATTTGATCGGTATGAAGGCCTATGTGGATTCCTGCGGCGTGCGAAATGGCGATCTCGACCCCTTCGCAGTCGAGGTTCTGAAGGAAGTCGGGATCGATATCTCGCGCCACGCGCCGAAGAGTTTCGATCAGATGGAGGACGATTTCTTCGATGTCATTGTCTCGCTGTCGCCGGAGGCACAACACCGGGCCATCGAAATGACACGGACCATGGCGTGCGATATCGAATATTGGCCAATGCTGGACGCCACCATCATCGAGGGCTCGCGTGACGTGCGTCTCGACGCATACCGGCAGGTTCGCGACGAGCTGATGCGGCGCATCAGGAAGCGGTTCGCGGCGTTGCTGGATGAAAACAAAACAGCGGAATAA
- a CDS encoding UPF0262 family protein — protein MARDFGDGPIEEDEDAGRTDARISKIELDEPAVIRRSPEVEHERAVAIYDLLEDNCFAPAGDDQGGPYELRLRIEENRLLFDITDPERGGNYQIWLAMSPFRRVVRDYFKICESYYDAIKRLNPSQIEAIDMGRRGLHNDGSTLLMERLSGKVDIDFDTARRLFTLICVLHIRG, from the coding sequence ATGGCGCGCGATTTCGGCGACGGCCCGATCGAGGAAGACGAGGATGCGGGCCGCACCGATGCCCGCATTTCCAAGATCGAGCTTGATGAACCGGCCGTAATCCGGCGCAGTCCCGAGGTCGAGCACGAGCGCGCCGTCGCAATCTACGACCTGCTGGAAGATAACTGCTTTGCCCCGGCCGGCGACGATCAGGGTGGTCCGTACGAGCTGAGATTGCGGATCGAGGAAAATCGCCTGCTGTTCGATATCACCGACCCGGAGCGGGGCGGCAATTACCAGATCTGGCTCGCGATGTCGCCGTTCCGCCGCGTGGTTCGGGACTATTTCAAGATCTGCGAGAGTTATTATGACGCCATCAAAAGGCTGAACCCGTCCCAGATCGAGGCCATCGATATGGGGCGGCGCGGACTTCATAACGATGGCTCGACGCTTCTGATGGAACGGCTGTCCGGCAAGGTCGATATCGATTTCGACACTGCCCGGCGGCTCTTTACCCTCATCTGCGTCCTTCATATCCGGGGGTGA